Genomic segment of Caretta caretta isolate rCarCar2 chromosome 4, rCarCar1.hap1, whole genome shotgun sequence:
ATCTGGGCACTCGATCTCTACACTGCCATCAAGAGTGAACAGGTCCTTTCTGAGCTCAAATTTACTCTCCCTGGCTAACTGAATAAACTCAGCACTCAGAGCGTAATCTATCAGGTCATCTAGGAAGTGCCCAGAAAATGCCAGAGCCAACAAACAGGTGAGGAGATGTTCTGGGAACTTCTCAAATTCATGCAGCTTTCTGTGCATCTGGTCTATGAGGCTGGAGTAAAACCTCTCTGCATTAGGCGGCTCATAATTCAGGTATCCGAATGACCACAAGAATTTAGCAATATCTTTGCTACGGCAATACATCACCCTGGAAGGCAACAAAGAGGCTACTGCATTCATAATCCCTTCATCAAGGTAATGCAAGGCTGAACAAGCAAGAGTTATGTGCATGACACCCTGTATGCCTATAGTACCAATTCGAGGAGGAACGACTTTCCCAAGTTGCTTCAAGAATTCTAAATGATCGACATGAGTATAGCGGAACATCTTAAGTACATTCACTAAAGCATAATTGCTCATGTCTGCCATCTGGCCTGACACCTTGTCTCCAATTTTTCTCATGACATGCTCAGAAAAGGTACTGTTGGACTTGAAGAACCCTAAGGAAATGATGCCCACTTCCTCCAAGTTGAAGGAATCCAAATACTTCAACACTAAAGTCTCCAACTTCTGCATTAAATCTTGGGGCACCCTCCGGCCTTCACCGATGATATAAATCAGCTGAACCAGCTGAGGCAAGGTGAGGTCTTTCCAGTGCAAGTTAACATAGCTGAAGGAGATCTGTAAATAGTGAGGCACGCTGCGTCCCAAGCAGCGCCACAGGTCAGCCACCAGCAGTAGCTGATCCAGGCTCATGTCCCAGACCCTACGGCAAAATTCAGTCTCATACACTTTCAGCATGGAGTGGGTTGGTGGAATGGCTAAACGGATAAAGGCCTTTAAAATGTCAGTGAGTTCTGAGATGCTAAACAGCTGGATGTTTTCAACTCCGTAACGACACAGCATCATAAACTTAGTATTGGATCTCACCATCACATGCTGCTGCACTGGCGAACAGCTCAGCTTGCAAAAGTATTCCACAATGGTTCCTGGGATCAGGCCATTCTTAAGTACAGTTACTTTATGTAATATCAAGTCACCTTCTTCTAGAGGAAGGACCTGCAAGGTCTCAGACTTGTCATAACTTAGAGATCGGTATTCGGGTCTGTGCTGCTGAAACATTCTGGGATCTTCCTTAGTGTCATAGGCCTCCACATCAGCATCTAGCAATTTGTCTTCCTTGGGCTCCAGTGTGGCTGGAGGCACTGAGCTGGCCTGTGTGGAAAGAGTTTTATGGAACTCCAGATCCAGCAAGGTGTGTTTTGTGCTTGATAGACTTCGAGAACAGCTGATGCTGTACTTATTCTGAAACTGCTTAGCACTGATGGTGgagaattcatttacaaatggCCCTTCACTATCTTCACAGTTTCTAGCAGCATTCTGATGGGATGCGGTTTTGGTTCCTGTGTAGGCTGATGGATTATAAAGTACTCTGTACTCCAGAGGGTTCAGCAATCTGATAGAAGCCACAGCTTTCGCATCGGTGTTGCTCACTTCAGGGCTCTCATCCTCCTTTTGTTTTCTACTAGGAACTCTCTTCTTGGCCCCGCACTTGGTTGTAGTTGAAAATGCAACCATGCTGCGAACTCCGCCTGGAAATCTTCGGCATGTTATCATTGTAGCCATGGATCACAACTTACTGGGCTCAGAATTGTCTCCGGGTACTGAAAAAAGGGCAGATGAAGAATGAGTGGCTTCCATCTATcatgatgcatttttaaaaaacataaccTTTAACACTATAGTAAGTAAGATGGTGAGAGAGACTTGGTTTCTCACATGGTTCAGAAAGAATTACTGAGTATCAGGTGTTTTCCTGCAAGTCAGCAGCTGAGTGTACTGTCCAAAACTATCACACGCAAAATCTACCCAAGATCAATGACCCCAGTTATTTTGCACAATGGAAGACCTGCCGCGTTATAGAATTGATAGGACTGGCAACGCAACTGTTACAAGACTTATAAAATGGCTCTCAGGTTAGGGAAAACATTTCTGTATCTTCAGTTTGTGAAAGGACCTAAGgtacttttaactcatttttaaaactgatttcaaGCTGACAGCATCCCTTTGACATTTTTATAACTCTATCGTCAAAGCTCTAATAATTCCATTAGATTGTGTTTCAAATGACTCAATTCTATTAAGAAGCACCAACCAGAACCCCAGTAGTTCTCAAAATGAGGCCCAAGGATAAGCATTGCTCCACAGATGGAAGTATTCTGAGACTATGTAATGTAAGGTTGGGGTATTGGGATGGGAGGTGGATACAGGAGAGGGTCTCTCTCTTACGAAGTGGTACACAGAATGAAAGCTGGAGTGGAACTACCCTGCCAGAAGGATTGGCACCCTACCGCCAAACCAAAAGTAAATGGCTGTTGTGAGTGACTGTTAACACTGGGAGGGAAGAAAAGCAGCCCTAGAATGAAGGGAGGGCAATGAAAAGCACGAGAGAAACCCTCCAAAGTCACAAGCTGCTGTTACACTATCACACACTGAAAATCAGTACTTAGAAGAACTGTAAAGATACCAAAGAGAGTTCCATTCTTTAGGCCTGGGGAAGTTTTCTGCAGGTTTAGATGACATAGTGCTTCAAATGCTAGTCACCACCAGGGGCCTTGGCTATGAGTGCTCTCACCACTGCTACTGCAGATGGAAGGCAACGATGGGAAAACTGCCAAAACAAAAATCTAGTGTAGCCATCCTGGGTAAGCAGCCAATTTAGCCTCTTTAGGATGAGTCAGGTGGTGATTAGTTACAGCACCAGGTCACTGCTATGTGTAATATATACTTCCCCCGCCTTGTGTGGCTCACCCTGAGGAGGTATTAGACAGCCATCTTCTAGCATTTTCAACTTCCTTAAaagctcactctctctctttcattactTAGAAGAAAAATGTGTTGGAACTCCAGGATGCCAAATAATTAGGGAAGCCAAAACTCGGTGAAGACACAACAACAGCAACATGTATTAGCTTCTGTGCTCCTCTGCACAAAGGCCTCCAACCACAGGGAGGGTAAGCTGTTATGGATGCCTTTATGACTCTGCATACAAATAGAGCTTCCTGACTGAGGACAAGCACGTCAAACCCAtgacaagaagaagaagaagaagaaaaaaagcctaGTAAATGCTTAGCTGAGTTTTATGCAGAATTCCCCAGCGTAGCAGCAATAAAGAACAGACCAGTAGTGCCCTCTCACAATGCTTCATTTATTCTACTTTTATCATTTATCCTACTTTTCTTAGCCATGTTGCACAGGGTGCCTCACTCACGCTTTCTGTCCCAGGAAGAATGGCAACTTGGAGGTGGCAGGAGGAGGTATAGGAGAGTGAGAAAAGGTGAAAAAACAACTTGGGTGAAGAGATCGAGACCACAGGAGAAAGCAAAAGAAGAAGGGAAATGATTATCATACAAGAAATCAAAGCAGGCAAAAAAAAGATTCAAGAGAAAGAATTAAGGAAAAGATTGCTAGAAAAGAggacaatttatttttaaaaaaatatattgaacGGTAGATAAAACTCATTTGCAGCTATTCCTGTCCAATACCTTATTATCTGTGTCTAAACTGCATTGGTTAGGGCAATAACGGTGTCTTTGTCCATGTCAGCACAGCACAAAGTTAGATGTCAGTGCTGAACCCAACACCAACCTTCTCATAGCAATTCATGCCTTTGGTAGCCCAAGAGCAGATCGgtgctatgcaggagatcagacacGAGAGCACAATGGTTCCTTCAGCTATGAATCATGGCAACGCACTGTGCTTGGGCCTTAGGATGAAATGTTGCTTTCTGCAGCATTAGCCAATATGTGAGAATGCCACCCAATCCCTGTAATCTATCAGATGCTCtgataaaacaaaccaaacaaccccccccccacctcccagtacacgtacaataaaaataaagcaaatagcCATTACATATTGGCACAATGCAGGCCCCAGCAAATCCACTGTCAAAAGTGAGCAGGACTCTTCTCTCTGGCTTTCCCTATCAATGCCTGCAGAACccaagattttgtttaaaaacaagaacatttttaGCTCTTAGGGTTGTCAGGGCAACCTTGAGTTGACCGTAACTGACACAGCAGAGCCATCCTCCCAGGTCTCCAGATAGATAGCCTGGAACGCTAGAAATATGATCTGTGTAAGgccaaaaatctggccccagggcataGCCTGAGTAGTTAGCATGTACACTGGGAAGCACCTTCTCAGCGGAGGCCCACCCATCTCTGAAACCACCTCCTCTTCCAGCACTCTGCTGGAGCTTGAATTAGGTGAGCTTTGTGTCCCAAAATAAGCTAGTCATTGACTGTCAGACCACTTTAAGTGCAGGGCACGCAGGTTTCTTTGCAGTCTATTTTTTGGTCTATTCTGTGTGCTCTATATTAATGATTCCACTAATAGAACGCACACATTCACTGATGCAAGGGGtgctatcttttaaaaataaattaatctacTTTACTCttctatccaaggatctcaaagcgctttgctaCCGGTAGTGAACTAACCTTAGAAACTTTCCTATGAGATAGTTATCCTCCTTTTACCCAGAGGAAAGTGAGTCACAGAACCAGTCAGTATGTGCCCATGGTCACAGAGCTCACCAGAATCATGCTAAGAATCCTGTTAGAATGGTTTGGTATGAAGCTTTGTAAAACAAATCAGAAGTGCTTTGGGAGGTACTATGTAGAACTAAGAGTTTATTCATCAGTCCCTTGATTTCAAATCCATGGAACTAGCCCTCCAGAGAGCCAAAAGAAAAACatggagaagagaaggaaagaggaaagagagggacagaggacaagAAATGCCAAGTCTTGAGGGAAAGACACTTTAGAGCCTTTCTTGCTCATCACTCAACCTATGTTACTCCCATCTTCAAATCCCAACTACATGCTAGATGAACTTTCAAGCTAGAGGTGTccttcatttcctcctcctcctcctccaaatgtattttcttttatagGTCCCTCTGCCCACCACCAGGGATACATGCCAGCCTAAATGCCCCCTTTATTCCTTTGTGCTGCTCACACCTTTGTACACTTTCCTGTGTTCCTCTCCATGTGTAAACAGCCGGCCAACATCCCCTCTTCTCtccattcaaatccctcctggaaaCTCACTTCTGCTGTGTCACGTATGAGAAGCAAGTTAAAGAGCAAACATAACTGGACCCCTCAAGCTGCATGCATGTATGTCTTATGGAAGTCCCAAGAGACGACATTGTCTATCTTATCCTTCCTCAGCCCCTTCCTTCTGATCCTCATTTTGTGGGTCATGCCTAATacaggctccaatcctgcaagtgGAGCTGGATGGGTGAACCCTTGTGGAGCAGGGTGACAATGGTTCCAACTGTGCTGATTTAAGTTGCAGAACAGGAGCCTCAGACTAGATGTTCTACGGGACAGTAACTGTACCTTTCAGGGAGTCCGAAGCATCTAATGCACTTTTGGAAACTCAAAAATTACAAATGTATGCTTGATAACTAACATTAAGAAATCTTTGTATCATTCCCGCTTGGAGTACATTTCCCATCACAGTCTCACTGCTATGTATCAGACAAGTTATGTATTATACCAgtgcccgcgggaccatcctgcccagcccttgagctcccagccggggaggctagcccccagcccctcctccactgtcccccctcccctgcagcgccGCCGCAccggcagtggggctgcgagctcctgctgctctgagcggcatggtacaGGGGCAGCAGTGATGGGGGTTGGGTAGGgtatcctggggggcagtcaggagacagggagcggttggatgaggcagaggttctggggcggtcgggggggttggataggttgtgggagtcccggggggcctgtcggggggtggtggataggggtcggggggcagtcggatagggggtgggatcccggggcagggcggtttggggcggggggtccaaggaggggacggtcaggggacaaggagcagggcggggttggatgggtcgggggttctgaggggggcagtcagggggagggggtggatagggagcaggtgccaggctgtttggggggcacagcctccctcacccggccctccatacagtttggcaccccagtgtggccctcgggccaaaaagtttgcccacccctgtattaTACACTATGCTagccccataaattaaaaacggAAGGGAAGATATTATCTCCCAACAAATACTAGGAAATTTGGACCCGTGTGTTAAAGTTCGGTGTGAAATTGCACATTTTATATGGGATTCAGGTTTGGttaagagtagggtgaccagatgtcctgttttcaggggctttttcttacatattaCCTATTcttgcctattaccccccaccccctgccctgttttTTCACAGCTGCTGCCTGGGCACCCCCGTTAAGAGCAGGGCTGGCGCCCGCAAAGCGCCTTAAGGACAGAGGAAAGGCTGGAAGAGGCACCTTCGCTCAGCACAGCTGCCCCCCTTGTGCGCTCAGAGCACCTGGGGCGGTGACAGCTCCGTGGGGTGTCTCGGAGCCAGGGCGGAATCAGACACGGGGCCTGCTGCCCCCTGGCGTCCGACAAGGCGGGCACGGGAGGGAGCCGGCAGGCAACAGTTTGGGTCCAAGCGCTCGGGCCCGGCCCGGTGCGGGAGGGCCCGGCCCGGTGCGGGAGCACCCGGCCCACCCTGCGGAAGGCAGCAGGAGCCGGCGACCAGGCAGGAAGGACACAGGCGGGAGGCGATGGGCCCCCCGCCCTGCCTTGCCACACGGGGCAGCGCCAGCTCACGGCCGGGCTGCGTGCCCGGcctgggcggggggggtgggattCGTGCGCGTGCACCGCCCGGCAAGGGCAGCTGGACGTGCACACGCACGGGCCCCACGCGGGCGGCGGCACCTGCGCAATGGGGGTGTGCGCGCGCGCGAGGCACGCCCGCCCCGGCCCAGTGCACGCGCAGCAcacggggagcagcagcagcagcagcgccgcACACGCGCCGGGCGCCCGTGCAGGAGGCAGGGCGCGCCCCGCCCGCACCGTGCGCGCGCTGGCTGGAGGCGTGCGTCTGCCCGCGCACGCGGGGGCCCGGCGGTGACAGGGGCACGCAGCGGGGGGTATCGGGGCCTGTCCCCCGGGGCCGGGTTCTCTGCCCGCACTCACCGGGGCCGCGCCGCTCGCTGTCTCCGTTGCCGGGTCTCGCCCGCCTGCCTGGAATCACCCTGCCCCGTCGCCGCCGAACGCTTCCGGTCACCTGACCCGCACGCACTTCCGCCGCGACGGGAGGCGAGTGGGGCCAGGCCGCGCCCGTCATGGGGAGCGCGGTGCCTGCGGCGCCGGCGTGggcccagcagagggcgctcgCTCTCCGCCCGGCCGgctcggccccgccccgccccgcccgcggcCTGCGCTTATGCCCGGCCCCTGGGCAAAGACCGCGCCGCGCGCCTGGCTGGGGGCATCAGCGCCAACGGGGGTCACGCCCCTGCCACCTGTTGTCATGACAACGCCAACGGGGGTCACGCCCCTGCCACCTGTTGTCATGACAACGCCACCTCATGTCATGCCCTTGCCACCAGGGGTCATGCCAGCGCCACGCCATTGCCACGCTTTGTCATGCCTCAGCCATGTGGGGACGGGGTAACACCAGGGGTCGGCACCATGTTGCGCgacggacacttgacaaaatAACTTTACTTAGTGATGGGcatgggggggtgagggtggggggtatgtcattcagtcattcccttttttgaaaaattaccacGGACCTCAGCATTTTTTACCATGGACCCTTGTGTCCGTGTACGGACACGCTGACCCCTGGGTAACACCAGCGTCAGCCCAACACCACGCGGTGTCATGCCTCCCCCCCACCTGGGTTAACACTGGCATCACGCCGGTGCCACATGGTGTCACACCCCTGCTACCTGGGGTCACGCCAGCATCACGCCGGTGCCACATGGTGTCACACCCCTGCTACCTGGGGTCACGCCAGCATCACTCCGGTGCCACATGGTGTCACACCCCTGCTACCTGGGGTCACGCCAGCATCACTCCGGTGCCACATGGTGTCACACCCCTGCTACCTGGGGTCACGCCAGCATCACTCCGGTGCCACATGGTGTCACACCCCTGCTACCTGGGGTTACGCCAGCATCACTCCGGTGCCACATGGTGTCACACCCCTGCTACCTGGGGTCATGCCAGCATCACGCTGGTGCCACATGGTGTCACACCCCTGCAACCTGGGGTCACGCCAGCGTCATGCGGTGCCACATGGTGTTACACCCTTGCTATCTGGGGTCATGCCAGAATCACGCTGGTGCCACATGGTGTCACACCCCTGCAACCTGGGGTCATGCCAGCATCATGGCACTACTACACAGTGTGTCACGTCATTCCGCCACCGTATGAGGTCAAAAATGTTATGAAAACTCCCATGTAATGTTGCTTCATTGATGTGTGGCTAGTATAAGTCACTGATCACAGGGTATATTAATTTGCAGCGATGGGGGAGACCTGGACATACATCTGATAGTCATAACATGCACCAACTACTGCCCCAGGGGAAACCAGCTGCTCCAGACAGATGTGTTGCCTTTTCTGGGGCTAGGACAGGCCACATTAGCCTGGTGCAGCTGTTGCCTCGGCCAGCGGCAAGGTCAGGAGGAAACGTCTAATGGCGGCTCATGCTGGGTCTGAGGCAGTCAGACCGCGCCAGGGACTTTGGGGCTTTAAATAGAAATGGCAACGTCAGGCCTGACCGTTCCCAGTGTACAGTCAGCTCGGCAGCAgccccctgggcagtggggcagaAGGGGATATTGAGCAGAGCTGCTGCCATGTGAAATAACTATGGTAGGGAGCAGCTGTAACGTGACCGGCTGGAAGATGGCGGAGGTGCTCGGGTTGCTGGGAATTCGGTGCTACATGTCACCCGTTCACGTACAGTGTGACGTCCCAGCAGGTGTACGTGAGCCAGGAGCGGGTATCGGGGGATCAGAGCtgctcttgtgtgtgtgttgtaatgAACCAGCTTTGTGTCGCTGAATGAGCGTGCCAGGCCACAGGCAAGATAAAGGATCTACTATTGCTGTTATAGGGGAGTTCTCCTGTAGCGCAGGCTGGAGATGTGCCTGTGCAGGGGGTGTGAATCCCAGcttcttgtgtgtgtgagatttccCCAGTTGTGTTCCACAACACAGGGCGGGCAGACGGACCAACAATTCAAATTCATTTCAGGGAGAACTGTGACCCTCCCCGATCAGGCCCCCCATGGCCTGTGCTCCCTGTCCTGCCGACCCTCTCCAATCCAGCCCCCAGGCCTGTGCTCCCCAACTTCCCCTGACTTTCACCGAtccaccctcccatcctcccGACCCTCACTGATCTGACCCCCCCACCTGTGCTCCCCAACCTCCCTTGACCTTTACCAATCCACCCCCCATCCTGTGCTCCTCCCCGACCCGCATAGATCCAACCCCTGCCATCCTGTGCTCCTCCCTGACCCTCACGGATCCACCCCCCCATCTTCCCGACGCTCACCAATCTGAACCCTCAACCTGTGTTCCTCCCGCTGACCCTCACCGATCCAACCCCCCGGCCTGTGCTCCTCTCCCTGACCCTCACCGATCCGACCCCCCAGCCTGTGCTCCTCTCCCTGACCCTCACTGATCCAACCCCCCTACCTGTGCTCCTCCCCTGACCCTCACTGATCCACCCCtccaacctgtgctcctcccccCGACCCTCACTGATCCACCCCCCCATCCTGtgctccccccccaaccctcagAGATCCAACCCCCCCAGCCTGTGCTCCCCGTCCCTCTGACCCTCTCTGTTCCAGCCCCCAATCCTGTGCTCCCCTTCCCTGTGTGTTCGAGTCAGTGTTAGAATTCAAGGATTCCTGGCCCCCAGTCTTGTGCTCTGCACCCCCCATTTTTTCTAATTGCTTTGTTTGATGCACCCCATTCATTTACGTGTGTGTTGCTTCATGCTGTAAACACTGTGCCTACGTGGGACTCTGCATTTTCATGATGCTGCAAACCCCAGCCATGCAGAACTCCAAGGCAACACTGGGGACagaccccagctcctccagctcagtGAGCACAGGcccctaccacttgagctaatagAGGGTCCCCGTCAGCAGTATTGGGCttatgacacacagttgagcagttctTATAACCAAAAGAAGCTCGGTGGTACTCAACCTTttctgtacagggatccctctcCCACCTACTTGGGATCTAGTCAGGATCCACCCTCCATTTAGCAGTAGAGGAAGAGCAAGATGGTTGCAATACTGATACCTCTTCATGTTGCCATGTTGATTACCCAGATAGTGATGGTGGCAAGTGGGCTGAGGCCAGAGAACCCTCTGCTAGCAAGAATATTTGATGGCCCCTCCAGGCGACTCTGGGAAACCCCTCTTCCCTCTTGCTCATCTCCGTGTATTGGGATTTGGAAGTTCTTGCCTGAGTGTCATGGCTGAACCACAGCAGTAACCGGAGTGCAAGAACCTGTCGGCTTCAGTGACTTATCCCTTACCAtaacccagcctctcccagcgaGTCATTATTCATCGTATGCTCACGAGCCCACGTTTCCGGAGCTGGCGCAGCTAGGACAGTGTAAGGCAGCGGCCAGGACACCGACACGACAAGCTGCATCCTGGAGTTTCTAGTCAGCCGCTGGAACAACCAGCGTTCACTCTGTGTTCTAGCACTGGGCTCCCTCCAACCCAATCTGAGCAAAACAAGACTTCTGGcagctgtgggggagaggagggaatttTCAAAGACATTCGGGGGATCAAAAATCACCTCCTCAAaacctgaacagaacaggtgGGGCATCAGGCAATCGGGCAGCAAACTGATGGTGGCAAGTTGAGCAGCCCGTTCATCTGACCCCctcacccttccctccccacttctcccctcctgctgttcTACTGACGGAATCCCATCAGTTTAAGACCTAGTCAATTTTACTCAAGAGTTACAAGCAAGTTCAGGTCCAACTTCTGCCCTGTGGTCTGCTGGGCAAAATTGGGGGTTTTACCGTTGCATTTACCTTTACAGttgttctccctccctccctcacacagACAGCAGGGAATCTCATTAAGGTCTCGATCCTTCAGTTGGATCCACGCAGGCCTGGCCCTGTGCCCACCTGCAGCcataaaagggggtgggggtcctTTCTCCCCAAGGGCAGCGATCGCAGGAGGTTGTGTGTTACAGCTGTCAGACAGAAACATGCACTAAAGGCGTAGGGCCTCTCTTGAAGCCTGGCTGGAGCGTAGCAAAGGTGGGAAAGGAATGGAGAAGGCAATAAATAACCCTATTGAAGTAAATAGCAGGCAGGAACCTCTCCAGAACAAACATTCCAGGACCCTCCCAGTGCTCGCAGCTCCACTCTCAGGCTCTCAGGCAGAACAGAGGAACAATGatcacttttcagaggaacagccgtgttagtctgtattcgcaaaaagaaaaggagtacttgtggcaccttagagactaaccaatttatttgagcatgagctttcgtgagctacagctcaattcattcATGATCACTTTGTTAATCCCTTGGTGTCAAATCCAGTGACTGTGGCCCCTCACTACCTGTCCCCTTTTTTCCTTAACCACTCTgctgagatattaccagcagccTTCCCTCCTGGAGGGGTGGtcagcctgaggaacaaggatGGTGGCCCACATCAGACATGCCAACTGGGGCAGAAGCTGGAGCTAGGGCTGATTAGGATTAGCTCGACCTGGCCTGGATGAGCCtcctccttgctacaggtttcagagtaacagccgtgttagtctgtattcgcaaaaagaaaaggagtacttgtggcaccttagagactaaccaatttatttgagcataagctttcgtgagctacagtgccCCTATCTGTCAATCAGGGAAGGACGGGTGGCGGGATGCACAGACACAAATGGGAGATAGGGGCTCcgctttcaatgggaattgggtgcctTAAGGACTCTCCAGTAACCAAATGGTTAATAATATACTCTCCCACCCAGTGCATGAAGGCCCCCTTCTATTACTGTGACAAATCCATTCATTGAATGAAAGCCAGCAAAACCCAGACTGCCCCAAGCTCAGAGCGAGCTGAGGCGAGAGTTTCTTTCTtctgtggtttgtttttaaaacctgtGCGACCTTCTCCCACCTCAGACACAGCTGCCGAGGTCTGAACGCCGAGTGCGTCTGTCCACTCGCTCCCACTGCCCCTTTCCATCTAAGAAAATATAGACCAGCCAGAAGTGCAGATTCTTAAAAGGAGCCTTTCTCCATTTTATTTTGCTGGAATAAAAACCCCTCACAGTCAGATATTGATCTAGAGAGATAGCTAGAGATACGTATACATATAGAtctttacatatatatatacacacctatCTCTATatggacatatatatatatgtacactgTAGAAAATCCAAAAGGCAGTGACTCTTCACAACATTATAACCCGATGGGGATGTACAATAGACTAGTCGATTGTGAAATGTGCTGGAGGTTTAACAATAGGTTTCTAAATGGATACATCTTTGCTGTACAAAAAGtccagggttttttgttttgttttaatttcttttctttaaacacATTTACCAGAGGCACAGTTAATGCGACGGTGTCTGAATGTGGACATGAGCCACACTTaggtttgttttaattaaaacttatTCTTTTGAAAGTATATGTTTTCGTGGATGTTTTTTCCAAGTCTTGCTAGACGGAGTTCAGAGAAACCCATCAAAAGTCAATGCGGAACACAGGGGAACAGTTTAACTTCTGGTTTGAATTCACAGTAAGAGCAGATAGTGAGTAAGAAACAAAACGCACAAGGTCAGGACTTAGCTGCAGAAGATCAGGACTTACATTTACAGTAGGGCTGTCCCAAGTGCTGCCTGCAGGTCTATGCGGATTCCAAAGAAGCCGCCCGCAGCTAACCCAACCCCTACCATCGGCAGGGCCAGGCTCCAACCTGTTCAGCTGTGGGGTTTTTATTGCTGGTGAACCCAGACAA
This window contains:
- the FASTKD5 gene encoding FAST kinase domain-containing protein 5, mitochondrial, producing MATMITCRRFPGGVRSMVAFSTTTKCGAKKRVPSRKQKEDESPEVSNTDAKAVASIRLLNPLEYRVLYNPSAYTGTKTASHQNAARNCEDSEGPFVNEFSTISAKQFQNKYSISCSRSLSSTKHTLLDLEFHKTLSTQASSVPPATLEPKEDKLLDADVEAYDTKEDPRMFQQHRPEYRSLSYDKSETLQVLPLEEGDLILHKVTVLKNGLIPGTIVEYFCKLSCSPVQQHVMVRSNTKFMMLCRYGVENIQLFSISELTDILKAFIRLAIPPTHSMLKVYETEFCRRVWDMSLDQLLLVADLWRCLGRSVPHYLQISFSYVNLHWKDLTLPQLVQLIYIIGEGRRVPQDLMQKLETLVLKYLDSFNLEEVGIISLGFFKSNSTFSEHVMRKIGDKVSGQMADMSNYALVNVLKMFRYTHVDHLEFLKQLGKVVPPRIGTIGIQGVMHITLACSALHYLDEGIMNAVASLLPSRVMYCRSKDIAKFLWSFGYLNYEPPNAERFYSSLIDQMHRKLHEFEKFPEHLLTCLLALAFSGHFLDDLIDYALSAEFIQLARESKFELRKDLFTLDGSVEIECPDYKGNRLTPQFRQEVTEMLWNFAKKEICVKPEVTEAVSLLEVMLGGPQYVKNHMILPHTRSDDVEVHLGTDRKPLPFNLEAATRAKGELQDIGVHLTDNLMNQLLKGKPSGKSLGGNKTRSETCSQKEAVEQKQAPPIRNHSAFSYEVPLTDTILNALTKSKTSPKNCPSQLRPHPGGVKLAIQVSNRNQYCYGSKQLLGLHSLKRRQLQKMGYVVVELPFWEWFPLLRRTHSEKLSYLHHKVFDSVL